The genomic window cccagggcactcggcaaaggcctaaaagccctcggcaaaggctttgccgagcgccgccctcggcaaagagccctcggaaaaaaaattaatggcaaagaggctctttgccgagggccagttgtcgggcactcggcaaagcattttccgagggccaacggcggcgctcggcaaagaaaagcagccgtcaacggcgctgctccgttgacggcgtctttgccgagtgccgacagtttgggcactcggcaaagacattttttattttttttcaaaaactctttgccgagtgccacggcggcaaggcactcggcaaagatatttttttattttttttaaaaaactctttgccgagtgcctccccagcttgacactcggcaaagattttttgctttttaaaaaaaaaatctttgccgagtgcaatgtcttggcactcggcaaagtttcccagctttgccgagtgtcatgaccattgcactcggcaaatcaaccgaaactgcaaattttttttttttgcattccactgacacaaacagttcaaatatatatcacatgtcacatatatatcacaaacatcacaataatcacatatatatcacaacgaaaccattttcacacattatatcacaaccacaactcaaataacaacatatcacaaccacaagtcaaatatcacaaccacaagtcataaattcacaaacacagtggtcaccttgtctacccttctgttgttgtcacatttgctacagggacaccaaaGTTTGTCCTTTAGCTACACtcgagctccatgcatgttccaagaaagcatctatcccattcacccactcaatgtcaaagtcactcctgcttctccggcccgtgtacatccactgatggtcttccatccttccacatatatagaacatagtaatgtaaccatcaattgcatctacgtggtgctcctactctctaataggtgaggataggtcctaatcccacccgcggatgcgtagatgagattagtttccatgctccgctccctatccgagacagaattttggcagcacctccccgctgttttcccgatgcacgtcctgcaagggagaatgtgtatccggagaacaacaggggtggtgccgaaacaccatctcggaccggagcggaccatggaaactaacttaTCTACGCATCCacaggctgtccaaaaaacgtggacaatccgaaacagatatggtcgtagatatacaaagatctgtatacctccaaccgtatctctttcggacgggagacacctaactaggttacgcgaccaaagactacatacggatagaggggttatacctagggtgccggtgagaTCAGGGTAGCagggcggtggagagtcggtgcagtggcgagtcgacgcggtgcaggaagacccgcagcaccgacgaagacgatcggggtcaccgagtccctcccacaggtcctcctgtaaaaaagggcaaaaatggttagtgttgactcaaaatttcggcagcacctcccctgcacggagatgttcccaaaacctacaagaaacatGCCAcaaaaggccaacaaccacatatataccaaacatgggcacgaaggccaacaaccaccaatatatcaaaaGGAGCCATGtattttagttctctttccattcagatgaaagtattgaagtagtacaacaacaattactactaaccctacaactactactaaaactactactaacaacgacttaactactaacagcactaatactaagaactacttaactattaacaactactactactaaccactactacttactaactactactatttactaactactactactactaaccctacaactaacactactaactaatactactaaccactactacttactaactactactatttactaactactactactactaaccctacaactaacactactaactactactaacactacaactaactactactaactactaactactactactactaaccctacaagggtagggcttaccttggcggcaagaacgaCAAGAGCGAGGGTtgacgacgacggcggggatgaccgcagcaacgcgaggatcaacgggcggtcgggtcggcaccatcctcttcttcctcctcccctttctctttcttcctcttcctcttcccccttctctttcttcctcctcccccttctctttcttcctcttgctcctctccttctccctctgctggccggCCGTAGGGGCACGGGCGCGGGGCCACCGAGGCGCGGGCGTGGGGCGCGGGGCCGCCGAGGCGCGGGCACGGGAACGCCGGGGCGGGGCCGTTGGGCCGCTGGGCCGtcgaggccgggcgggggcgCCGGGGCAGGACGGGGGCGCCGAGGCGGGCCCGGCAGGAGCTCATCGGCCGGAGGGGGACGACGGcgggggcggcgcgggcggccgggggcagcggcggcgcggcagggGCGCGGgtgggagagaggagggggtcggTTGGGCCGGCCCGTTGTGGGCCTTTAGGTtagaagctttgccgagtgccgggcccagcggcactcggcaaagttttttacaattttttttaaaaatcctttGCCAAGCGCCCTGTgacctcggcactcggcaaattaaaaaaaaattgttttttttctCCCCATTTTTTCCTGTGCCTTGGTATAGTAATtgaaactccatttcaaaatttgggacaattttgagtttttttactatatttccttaattatttttgtttcgttgaatttttttgactatttcaaatttgaactgcatgtacatgaaataatggaatttgatcattcaaaaaatggtattcatgatgtttggcgtatgttgaggccgtatccaggaactcgcatgaaattacgagcatcttgttgtcgtaacatggcgatgtacttgcggtaaaagtgtatttaaattatataaaatccaaacgaagtccaaaaattatgaaacttgtcgaggtgtcttgttatcgcatgtggaggccgtggtaaaaaattgagaaagtttgaagcaagttgtgacgtcggatgcctaaaagccaaacatctccacatgcgataacaagatgtttgaaattacGAAGCAAGATGTTTgacttttaggcatccgacgtcacaacttgcttcaaactttctcaattttttaccacggcctccacatgcgataacaagacacctcgacaagtttcgtgatttttggacttcgtttggattttatataatttaaatacacttttaccgcaagtacatcgccatgttacgacaacaagatgctcgtaatttcatgcgagttcctggatacggcctcaacatacgccaaacatcatgaataccattttttgaatgaccaaattccattatttcatgtacatgcagttcaaatttgaaatagtcgaaaaaattcaacgaaacaaaaataattaaggaaatatagtaaaaaaactcaaaattgtcctaaattttgaaatggagttttaattactgtagcaaggcacaggaaaaaatggggagaaaaaataatttttttttaatttgccgagtgccaaccttgacactcggcaaagactgtctttgctGAGCGCTAGGTcacagggcgctcggcaaaggattttaaaaaaaaaattgcaaaaaacggttaaaaagtctttgccgagggcctaacggtgatgccctcggcaaagattgacgGTAGAAGACGGACATCGTGTCAGGCGGTGTTGCCGAGggtttagccctcggcaaataattattgttgccgtatgcttgtctttgccgagggtctggccctcggcaaagagtctttgccgagggctgtttttttgccgagggtcaggccctcggcaaagactctttgccgagtgcccaattatttgccctcggcaaagatgctctgtccggtaATGTTAGCGTCGTAGGTCATAGCGTCAAGCTTAGGGTCTAAAGATGGGTTTTTAACGTCAGGGGTATAAATATGAAATTTTGACAAAAAAAATgctaaattgaaaaaaaaaaatcggGCAGGGACATGTCCTGCCGGTCATCATGGCGCTTCTGAGCAAAGATACTGCGATGTGCTGCTCGATTTCTGCCACGTGATGACCGCGACGGCACGTGGCCGTAGGGTATCCAATGCGCCACCCTCCTCGGGGCCGCGCACTCGGATGCGAGCAAAGCGCCGGCAAATTATATTTCGCACTTATTCTCAGGTGGGCTGTATATTTTTAAAGTGGGCTAAAATTGTTGGATGCATAGAAGTTCCATCAGCCCACAGTAAACAATCTAGAAGTACACATAAGTTTGAAGTCTGCATGGAAAACCCAAGTTCCCATGATACGATGATGTCATACTTTTCTGTAAACTAAAAAAGTGTTAGCTATTAAACTAAATATTCAAATTGAATTCTGATTACACCGTCGCGTTTCTTACGTTAATCCTTCAAAACAAGATCTCACATggatatatttagataaaatttgCTAATGAACATATATCTAATAATGATAGAACATTTTTTTTTATTGAGCAGAGGTGATATTCTAGGTCTAGgaacgccctgttcgtttgggcttgtttggtttataagtcatggctgaaaatactgttggctggtttggtgtgagagaaaaatactgttcgttggctgataagtcatagcttataagccaaatacgaccaaacgaacaggctgaatatttTGTCTTCATCGTAAGAAAAATATTCCCGGTTTCAGGGGATTAGAATTCCAGATCTAGAGAACATATTATATGTTAATGTTATTGGTATTACCTCTTAATAGGTAACGGGAGTACCGTAGCTCCAAGAAACTTACATATTTCGGCCAAAAGAATGCAatttacaaactagttgatagTGGGCTTCCTGCAACAGCTAGGAGTATCTTCGGGAGTGGAGGCACATCGACCTCACGTAGACCCTTTAGAATCTGAACAATCTCACCCATTGCCGGTCGATCGGACTCCTTGTCTTGGATGCACCAACAAGCAGCTCTGCAAGCTCGTTCAACCTCTTCCATATTGGCATCCCCAGACAACTTAGGATCCACCAAACTCTGCACATCACCCTTGAGAAGATTATTGGCAACTTGCAGAGGAAAATAAGCATCATTGTGACCACAACTAGTGCACTGTTCATATGTGTTTCTCCTTCCTGATATAATTTCCAATAACACCATCCCGTAGCTATAAACATCTACTTTTGTTGTAATAGCCACTCCGCTGAGCCATTCAGGCGCGAGATAACCTACAGTTCCTCTCATCGTCGTCAAGACTCCGCTAAAATTTCTTTGTACCAATTTTGCCATCCCAAAGTCTGCAATTTTAGGAGCGAATGATGCATCAAGAAGTATGTTTTCTGGCTTAATATCACAATGTATGATATATTCCTGACAGCTCTCATGCAAATATGCAAGTCCTCTTGCAACTCCAAGGGCAATTTGATACCTGTTTTTCCAGTTCAGAAATGTGacactgttctgatatagataaaCATCAAGAGAACCGTATGGCAAGTACTCGTAGACTAGCAATCTGTTATTTCCCTCACAACAGAAACCAATCAGTTTAACTAAATTAACATGTTGGATCATACCTACTGAGCTCACTTCGGCTCTGAATTGCTTCTCCCCTTGACGAAGACCGTCAAGCATTTTCACTGCTATGGTGGATGCGTCAGGTAAAACCCCCTTATAAACAGAGCCGAAACCACCGCTCCCTAGCTTGGATGAGAAACCTTTTGTTGCCTGCTGCAAGTCAGTGTATCTAAATGCAACAATTCCGTTGCCACCCTGAACACTGTTCAACATGCGACAATATCGCATCGTTCGgttcctccaaatcatcatcaGCAGCAGGACAAGTCCAAACAAAGTCAGCATAGTTGCACTGGTAACGACCCAAACCAGCAGTTTCCTTCTGTGGTTTTCCGAAATCCTCAGCTCCTTTGCCGCAAGGCGAACTTTCAGGAATTCCACCTTCGTACTAGTAAGGTCACTGTACTGTTGTTGTCTGACATTAAACAGTTCATCATGCCAGACATAGCAGCCATAGTCATCACTGAAGGAATATGCAGTGCATGAGCAATTACTTAAGCAAACCTTTGCACACTCACCTTCATTAGTAATAACCGTTAAGCTCTGAGCAATCGGGGGCAGTCCGGAGCATGGAATGGAGTAGAATCCATCTGTTGTTTTGTTGTCACTGCAATCTAATGGAGAATTTCTGATGCACCCTCCTCTTCGATCCTCTAGCTCCCAATCCTCAAGCGACTTGATGGAGAAGCCCTTCATACAGTCGCAAGAGGGGCTTACATTGTCGTTGCAAACTGAATAAGATCCACAGACTGCATAGACATCACACTGAGATTTCGGCTGGGCAGCTGAAATTACCCAATCCTGCAACTGCTCGTACCATATGAACGCCTTGAGTTGACCAGAAACCTCCAACGAAAGGCGCATGACCATGTTGTCATCCCGCAAGGCGGTCACAAGATACACCTCTCTGCTGTTGTCGACAAATTCAGAATAGGCACCCATATCTGGTATAGAGTCGAAGAATCGGCCGTTCCATTCGCCGCTTGACCAATACGTCACTCCCGAATTCAACTCCACGAGGATGAACTGAGCAGCACCAGTCGGGTCCAGCTCCAACGCGTAGGCTCCAGGAGCCTGCTCCACCGAGTTCTTCCTGGAGACAAGACGGCGGTTGAGGCCGGTGACCTTATCCCGGCCGAGCTTTGCGCCAGGGAGGAGGCTATTCGTCGGGTGGTCGAAGCTTTGCCACAGGATCACATCCGATGGGCTCGAAGATCTCTGCACGATGAGGTTCCCACCGTCTGACAGCGTCGCGATTGTGTCGTTGGTTGTGGTGTTGGCTTGGGTGGACGTGGACCAGATGATGGATTTGGTGGTGAGGTTCAGGACGGCAAGGTTGCCGTCCGGGGAGATTGTGAGCACCGCCGTGGTGAGATCAGCAATCGGATCGTCCTCGTTTGCGACCCACACGGGAGTTATGGTGGGGACTCTGTTGATCCATATGCCCAGGTAGTACCAGCAGTTGGAGTTACCGCTGGTTTGGGTTTGGAAGAAACCAAGCGCATACTTGCCGGTGCTGCAGACGAGCTTGTCGCTGCCGGCAAGCACTTGGCCAGGCAAGATGGTGTTGGTGTCCCTTCCAGACGCAGAAGCAGAGGAGTGCACTTCCAGGATGTTGAGCGGGAAGAAGATGAGCACAAAGGGTAGTAGGGCGAGCAGCATAGCGGAATTGGTGGTAAAATTCGGGCGTTGTTAGCGCAGGGAGTATACTTGCAAAATTTGGCGTTGGATGGTTAGGGAGCGCCAGTCGATGCACGACGCAGCTACAGAATCATTGAGTTGGACTGAGTGATGAGAGCGCCGAATGCCTGCGATCATCAGCACACCTGGCTCGAAGATTTCCCCAAACGTGCTGGGCTTTGGTCTGCAATGGCGGCTGCGAGCCAAAGGGCTTTCGTCAAGATGTCTGAAGATTCCACGGTCCCGACTCCCTGCCGGCAATTTTTCAAGCGTTCAATCATGTGATTTGCCGGACTGTTTCCTCTTGGGCCAATAAAAAGACCCTGGAGTGTCAATTTGTCCTGTCTCCACAGCAGTTtataccgaaagggcaagagatTTTTGCCGCCGCCCAGCCGCAGTCCGTGCATTGCCGCCCACGTCGATCTATCCCTGGGACGGCGCGGCGCAGGGACAGAAGCCTGTCTTCTCCGCGCGCCGCTCCTCCATcctcggcgccgccgccgtcctcgtcGACCT from Miscanthus floridulus cultivar M001 chromosome 11, ASM1932011v1, whole genome shotgun sequence includes these protein-coding regions:
- the LOC136493030 gene encoding G-type lectin S-receptor-like serine/threonine-protein kinase At2g19130 — translated: MLLALLPFVLIFFPLNILEVHSSASASGRDTNTILPGQVLAGSDKLVCSTGKYALGFFQTQTSGNSNCWYYLGIWINRVPTITPVWVANEDDPIADLTTAVLTISPDGNLAVLNLTTKSIIWSTSTQANTTTNDTIATLSDGGNLIVQRSSSPSDVILWQSFDHPTNSLLPGAKLGRDKVTGLNRRLVSRKNSVEQAPGAYALELDPTGAAQFILVELNSGVTYWSSGEWNGRFFDSIPDMGAYSEFVDNSREVYLVTALRDDNMVMRLSLEVSGQLKAFIWYEQLQDWVISAAQPKSQCDVYAVCGSYSVCNDNVSPSCDCMKGFSIKSLEDWELEDRRGGCIRNSPLDCSDNKTTDGFYSIPCSGLPPIAQSLTVITNEGECAKVCLSNCSCTAYSFSDDYGCYVWHDELFNVRQQQYSDLTSTKVEFLKVRLAAKELRISENHRRKLLVWVVTSATMLTLFGLVLLLMMIWRNRTMRYCRMLNSVQGGNGIVAFRYTDLQQATKGFSSKLGSGGFGSVYKGVLPDASTIAVKMLDGLRQGEKQFRAEVSSVGMIQHVNLVKLIGFCCEGNNRLLVYEYLPYGSLDVYLYQNSVTFLNWKNRYQIALGVARGLAYLHESCQEYIIHCDIKPENILLDASFAPKIADFGMAKLVQRNFSGVLTTMRGTVGYLAPEWLSGVAITTKVDVYSYGMVLLEIISGRRNTYEQCTSCGHNDAYFPLQVANNLLKGDVQSLVDPKLSGDANMEEVERACRAACWCIQDKESDRPAMGEIVQILKGLREVDVPPLPKILLAVAGSPLSTSL